CCCAATAAAAGCTACAGCAtgacaaggaaaataaaacatcattgatggTATCGAAATCAACCAGCATATGCTATAGGCAGAAaggattttatatttgataaccTGTGAGTGCATGAGTACCTGCAAAGTAGGCTTGAGGTTAAAGAGGTACACAGACAAAACCATTGTTAGAAGCATTGCCAGTGATGTAGAATACACCTGAAACAGGGAGAAACaaagtataatattttaatataggCACTTGAGGCTAAAGGGCCTAAATTACAAGTAAAAAGACTCTAAAGACTTTCGTACATCCTCTAACACTGGTGGCATGTAAAGATATTTTGTCAAAAACCTGGAGCCTTGTCTTTTACCAGCAGTCTTATGAGCATGACTATAGCAGACTTTGAGTTCAAAAtggaaaattacaatttataaaGCTTGAGCATCCTATACATAGTGAGGAAATGGCTTTGCATATGATGCCAAAAGAATGAAGTTCTCATAAAGCTCTCTTCCGTCATGGTTTCAGGCAGATTCATGAACAAACAGATAGTATGGAATGATGGCAAGGAAGGGTAGCTTTGTGGCAACCACCCCTGACTGGATCCAGAGAGATCCTGGGTCTTAGTCCTCCCTTGCCCTCTTCAGCTTGAAAAGATGGAGATATTATAGAACGATACTAcagtataaaaatgaaaaatcaagggAGCATTCTAGTTTCTACAAATCCTTTCACAACATtgtcattgaaattttctcatCATCTGCATCTATAGGACACACAGCACCGAGGGATATTGTCATGCTTGTGTGCATCCTCTGAGAAAGATTTATTTCGagccataaaaaaagaatttacctTCACAATATTATCAGCATACTTCATCAACCATGAAACCAACAAGCCAGTGGATCCAAGATTCAAAACAACCATCCAAGTTGTAATACTGTAGCCATTGAAAAGGCGTTGCCACCAAGATCCGTTCTCGTAGCCACCTCTGTAATCATCCAGGACGAGCCGAGCCATGTTGAATATTGAGCCAAATCTGAAATGGAAGGAAATACCTACATCATCATcgtaatgaatataataatatattttaccaAGGAATGACTCCACATTCTCCATTGCAAATAGCATGTGCATAGAGCAGGGTCAGGAATATATAAAGAAGTGAAAGACAGGTCCAAGAGCTTGGAAGAAGATACCAGATCAAGATTTCTACCATGACTACTTGTATGCAACATTACTAAAATACTATATGTGAAGGAAAAAGTCATTGAGTGGAGAAAAGATACCTACGTATATAATTGTACATTTTGCCAGTACAAGCTATCATTGTTCTTCTTCATAAGAAACTCTGTGTAGACACCTGCTAATGCGGATAGACAAGCAGATAGTACCCCCAACATATAGCCTTGGATTGGAGCAGCAAACAAAGAATCACAGGTTGCTTCTCCACAACCATTGACctacaataaaagaaaaggcataaatagtttttttttctttttttggtggttATAGATAAATGTTAATCAAAAGAGAATTGGGATCAtgaaaaaactcattaaaacaAAGACAATGATCATGTCGTTAAGACTTTAATCTCGATATGAACTTCCAGTACACAAGTACAAAAAACCAAAGAACTAAACAGAGCATGGAGAGGAAAAACAATAGCTTAAATAACAGCACAGACAATTCAAATAATCACCTGGCTCGTGGTTGTTCCAACAGCTAATAGAACAATTGCCATCCACTGCAGATTAGAGAGTCTCCTCCTCAAGAATAACCTGAAGAATGAAGTTTAGAGGGAGGGGGGGTAGTCAATGGATCAACTGCAACGATGCTAAATTCATACTAAAAGACATGCAACTTTAAAGATCAAAGGGCATAGTTTCATAATCATAGTACAAACTAGGCACCTGAATAATATCGCAGTGGAAACAATCTTCAAATTACCCATTATCTGATACGTGGACGTATCCACATAAGTCAATGTAGCAAACTGAACATTGTTATGAATTAGATATATGATTGAAGGAATAACATATAAGCGCACACTCTTCCATTCTGTAGTCACCCTGGTAGATGGTGATATCCGACATTCTCTCCAAAGAA
This region of Populus alba chromosome 3, ASM523922v2, whole genome shotgun sequence genomic DNA includes:
- the LOC118035017 gene encoding CMP-sialic acid transporter 1 is translated as MQWYFVAALLTILTSSQGILTTLSQSNGKYLYDYATVPFLAEVFKLLLSTLLLWRECRISPSTRVTTEWKSVRLYVIPSIIYLIHNNVQFATLTYVDTSTYQIMGNLKIVSTAILFRLFLRRRLSNLQWMAIVLLAVGTTTSQVNGCGEATCDSLFAAPIQGYMLGVLSACLSALAGVYTEFLMKKNNDSLYWQNVQLYTFGSIFNMARLVLDDYRGGYENGSWWQRLFNGYSITTWMVVLNLGSTGLLVSWLMKYADNIVKVYSTSLAMLLTMVLSVYLFNLKPTLQLLLGTIICMMSLHMYFAPPNMLVDLPPQVRAAPENLKEVAVERRTDS